One segment of Lolium rigidum isolate FL_2022 unplaced genomic scaffold, APGP_CSIRO_Lrig_0.1 contig_65118_1, whole genome shotgun sequence DNA contains the following:
- the LOC124682004 gene encoding uncharacterized protein LOC124682004 isoform X1, giving the protein MDQLVNFIIRPPRADYSPNDDLLEQEFMLKGRWFQRKDIEVINGQGKKLQCSHYIPAVMPEGKALPCVIYCHGNSGCRADASEAAIILLPSNITVFTLDFSGSGLSEGEHVTLGWNEKEDLKAVVNHLRTDGNISCIGLWGRSMGAVTSLMYGAEDPSIAGMVLDSPFSNLVELMMELVDTYKYPLPKFTVKLAIQHMRKIVKRKASFDIMDLDTIQVAKRCFVPALFGHATEDDFILPHHSDKICESYVGDKNIIKFDGDHNSPRPQFYFDSITIFFHNVLNPPDVPEEHYFMSPHGSLGQGHWDTEHDIEYRIAQSPTAPAATTEDAIAQLRSRRLMSRMEVPSGATTEGRADRTEVLDSDVGPSSSSASTATPPNGRNGRMLTPTSDDGEYVEYSFDSVSDMPYTEEDEDRMLMQAILESLKDLDKSNSKDTKTVASDAVSEESSVAKDDNQTTDVATLETDACSIYVSATDVPAKDVAVCNSVAKKADVQSADRSAATDAAVSVNAAGTSESNGSTQAVNGKSGPAESQKSKQNSSGEDGTRATLVVQKSRTGSLMDGLSQKWGSFFKNND; this is encoded by the exons ATGGACCAGCTGGTGAATTTCATCATCCGCCCGCCCAG AGCTGACTATAGTCCAAATGATGATCTACTGGAGCAGGAGTTTATGCTGAAGGGAAGATGGTTTCAGAGGAAGGACATAGAG GTCATAAATGGGCAGGGCAAGAAATTGCAATGTAGCCACTACATACCTGCTGTGATGCCTGAAGGAAAAGCACTTCCTTGTGTTATATACTGTCATGGAAACAG TGGATGCAGAGCTGATGCTAGTGAAGCCGCTATTATCCTTCTACCATCAAATATTACAGTCTTTACACTGGACTTTTCAGGGTCTGGACTCTCTGAAGGAGAGCATGTCACCTTGGGATGGAATGAA aaAGAAGATCTGAAAGCTGTTGTTAATCATTTACGGACAGATGGGAACATATCTTGCATTGGCTTGTGGGGCCGCTCAATGGGTGCAGTCACAAG TTTAATGTATGGAGCAGAGGATCCATCAATTGCTGGGATGGTTCTTGATAGTCCATTCTCTAACCTGGTTGAGTTGATGATGGAACTAGTAGATACCTACAAATACCCGTTGCCAAAATTCACG GTCAAACTTGCAATACAGCACATGCGGAAGATTGTCAAAAGAAAAGCCAGCTTTGACATCATGGATCTTGATACCATTCAG GTAGCAAAGCGATGTTTTGTTCCTGCTTTGTTTGGTCATGCAACTGAGGACGACTTTATACTGCCCCATCATTCGGACAAGATCTGTGAATCATATGTT GgagataaaaacattataaaatttgacggGGACCATAATTCACCCCGTCCGCAGTTTTACTTTGACTCCATCACAATATTTTTCCATAATGTGCTAAATCCTCCTGATGTCCCTGAAGAACATTATTTCATGTCACCACATGGCAGCCTTGGTCAG GGTCATTGGGATACAGAACATGATATTGAGTACAGGATTGCTCAATCACCAACAG CCCCTGCAGCTACGACAGAAGATGCCATTGCGCAGTTGCGTTCTAGAAGGCTCATGAGTAGAATGGAG GTCCCATCTGGTGCAACCACAGAAGGCAGGGCTGACAGAACTGAG GTATTGGATAGTGATGTTGGTCCCTCCTCATCTAGTGCATCTACTGCGACTCCTCCCAATGGCCGGAATGGAAGGATGCTGACTCCAACCTCTGATGATGGCGAGTATGTGGAGTACTCATTTGATAGTGTATCAGACATGCCTTACACCGAGGAAGACGAAGATAGA ATGCTGATGCAAGCAATTCTTGAGTCTCTGAAGGATCTAGATAAGTCAAATTCAAAGGACACTAAAACAGTTGCATCCGATGCTGTGTCCGAAGAAAGTAGTGTAGCAAAAGATGACAATCAAACAACTGATGTAGCAACATTGGAGACAGATGCATGCTCCATCTATGTCAGTGCCACTGATGTTCCTGCCAAGGATGTAGCTGTCTGCAACAGCGTAGCTAAGAAAGCTGATGTGCAAAGTGCAGACCGCAGCGCTGCAACTGATGCTGCTGTTTCTGTAAATGCTGCTGGCACATCAGAATCGAATGGCTCAACTCAAGCCGTCAATGGAAAATCTGGTCCGGCAGAATCCCAGAAATCCAAGCAGAACTCCAGTGGAGAGGATGGAACAAGAGCAACCCTGGTAGTCCAGAAGAGCCGGACAGGCAGCCTGATGGACGGGTTGTCACAAAAATGGGGTTCCTTCTTCAAGAACAATGACTGA
- the LOC124682004 gene encoding uncharacterized protein LOC124682004 isoform X2, with protein METGSGLSEGEHVTLGWNEKEDLKAVVNHLRTDGNISCIGLWGRSMGAVTSLMYGAEDPSIAGMVLDSPFSNLVELMMELVDTYKYPLPKFTVKLAIQHMRKIVKRKASFDIMDLDTIQVAKRCFVPALFGHATEDDFILPHHSDKICESYVGDKNIIKFDGDHNSPRPQFYFDSITIFFHNVLNPPDVPEEHYFMSPHGSLGQGHWDTEHDIEYRIAQSPTAPAATTEDAIAQLRSRRLMSRMEVPSGATTEGRADRTEVLDSDVGPSSSSASTATPPNGRNGRMLTPTSDDGEYVEYSFDSVSDMPYTEEDEDRMLMQAILESLKDLDKSNSKDTKTVASDAVSEESSVAKDDNQTTDVATLETDACSIYVSATDVPAKDVAVCNSVAKKADVQSADRSAATDAAVSVNAAGTSESNGSTQAVNGKSGPAESQKSKQNSSGEDGTRATLVVQKSRTGSLMDGLSQKWGSFFKNND; from the exons ATGGAAACAG GGTCTGGACTCTCTGAAGGAGAGCATGTCACCTTGGGATGGAATGAA aaAGAAGATCTGAAAGCTGTTGTTAATCATTTACGGACAGATGGGAACATATCTTGCATTGGCTTGTGGGGCCGCTCAATGGGTGCAGTCACAAG TTTAATGTATGGAGCAGAGGATCCATCAATTGCTGGGATGGTTCTTGATAGTCCATTCTCTAACCTGGTTGAGTTGATGATGGAACTAGTAGATACCTACAAATACCCGTTGCCAAAATTCACG GTCAAACTTGCAATACAGCACATGCGGAAGATTGTCAAAAGAAAAGCCAGCTTTGACATCATGGATCTTGATACCATTCAG GTAGCAAAGCGATGTTTTGTTCCTGCTTTGTTTGGTCATGCAACTGAGGACGACTTTATACTGCCCCATCATTCGGACAAGATCTGTGAATCATATGTT GgagataaaaacattataaaatttgacggGGACCATAATTCACCCCGTCCGCAGTTTTACTTTGACTCCATCACAATATTTTTCCATAATGTGCTAAATCCTCCTGATGTCCCTGAAGAACATTATTTCATGTCACCACATGGCAGCCTTGGTCAG GGTCATTGGGATACAGAACATGATATTGAGTACAGGATTGCTCAATCACCAACAG CCCCTGCAGCTACGACAGAAGATGCCATTGCGCAGTTGCGTTCTAGAAGGCTCATGAGTAGAATGGAG GTCCCATCTGGTGCAACCACAGAAGGCAGGGCTGACAGAACTGAG GTATTGGATAGTGATGTTGGTCCCTCCTCATCTAGTGCATCTACTGCGACTCCTCCCAATGGCCGGAATGGAAGGATGCTGACTCCAACCTCTGATGATGGCGAGTATGTGGAGTACTCATTTGATAGTGTATCAGACATGCCTTACACCGAGGAAGACGAAGATAGA ATGCTGATGCAAGCAATTCTTGAGTCTCTGAAGGATCTAGATAAGTCAAATTCAAAGGACACTAAAACAGTTGCATCCGATGCTGTGTCCGAAGAAAGTAGTGTAGCAAAAGATGACAATCAAACAACTGATGTAGCAACATTGGAGACAGATGCATGCTCCATCTATGTCAGTGCCACTGATGTTCCTGCCAAGGATGTAGCTGTCTGCAACAGCGTAGCTAAGAAAGCTGATGTGCAAAGTGCAGACCGCAGCGCTGCAACTGATGCTGCTGTTTCTGTAAATGCTGCTGGCACATCAGAATCGAATGGCTCAACTCAAGCCGTCAATGGAAAATCTGGTCCGGCAGAATCCCAGAAATCCAAGCAGAACTCCAGTGGAGAGGATGGAACAAGAGCAACCCTGGTAGTCCAGAAGAGCCGGACAGGCAGCCTGATGGACGGGTTGTCACAAAAATGGGGTTCCTTCTTCAAGAACAATGACTGA